Proteins found in one Triticum urartu cultivar G1812 chromosome 4, Tu2.1, whole genome shotgun sequence genomic segment:
- the LOC125553640 gene encoding uncharacterized protein LOC125553640, giving the protein MMVMMTHLHGPCVEGLKWHQNSRYNLHGLNLAPVPRVALPGGDGGTLDRPAAHPPHLPPHLAAVGGTAGEARAGFRDGGGGAIWLNPAPPSSRPRPSRTPRTCCGHDSSARSRSRRRLRSSPVLPLRPHPTCCGSGTVARLGSRQRLPDDGSAPLRGGAAPAGWRRCLPGGVPCDVGARLRQRNLRSPGPRLVGVLYWRGSGSGASKAVFLSGFFGSLVLAGAAPASAAQDLRFPVCLACRLPCPRGSVPGALVGCVPSSLVGLLASRRIRPGGMDMCSF; this is encoded by the exons atgatggtgatgatgacaCATCTTCATGGTCCTTGTGTGGAG GGGCTCAAGTGGCATCAAAACTCTAGGTACAACCTTCATGGATTGAACCTGGCGCCCGTCCCCCGCGTCGCCCTCCCTGGCGGCGACGGGGGAACACTAGATCGACCGGCAGCGCACCCTCCCCACCTCCCTCCCCACCTCGCCGCCGTCGGAGGAACGGCCGGCGAAGCCCGTGCCGGCTTCAGggatggtggcggcggggcgatTTGGCTGAATCCAGCCCCTCCCTCGTCGCGCCCTCGACCCTCCCGAACGCCGCGCACGTGCTGCGGCCATGACTCCTCGGCGCGGTCCAGATCTCGGCGGCGGCTGCGCTCCTCACCTGTGCTGCCGTTGCGCCCCCACCCCACGTGCTGTGGTTCTGGCACCGTGGCGCGGCTTGGATCCCGACAAAGGCTCCCCGACGATGGTTCTGCTCCTCTCCGTGGTGGTGctgctccggctgggtggcgacGCTGCCTCCCTGGTGGCGTCCCCTGCGATGTGGGCGCGAGGCTGCGACAACGGAACCTGCGCTCTCCAGGGCCCCGGCTTGTCGGCGTCCTCTATTGGCGCGGCTCCGGATCTGGTGCTTCGAAGGCTGTGTTCCTCTCCGGCTTCTTCGGTTCACTGGTTCTAGCCGGTGCTGCTCCAGCCTCGGCAGCCCAAGACTTGCGCTTTCCAGTGTGTTTGGCTTGTCGGCTCCCCTGCCCACGCGGCTCCGTCCCCGGCGCCCTCGTTGGTTGCGTCCCTTCCAGCCTCGTCGGCTTGTTGGCGTCCCGACGGATCCGTCCCGGTGGTATGGATATGTGTTCCTTCTAG
- the LOC125550913 gene encoding phosphatidylinositol 4-kinase beta 1, with protein sequence MVRLLGLRGLSFGPEESPREITAAGGDAAPPVGSSGWLVRFFDSAFFCEWIAVSYLYKHDHAGVRDYLCNRMYTLPLSGLEAYLFQVCYMLVHKPSPSLDRFVIDTCAKSLRIALKVHWILAAELELEETEDLDGIDKVQEQCQAAATVQGEWPPLVRPAPLSPVASPRGNPMLSRIRSSKQRLMSLASSPSLGLSPPPSSTNVSAAEDAGVGKGKQPVTPSSEDNKLLRRLSIGPKAFFRRSVEKDEEQDKDGFFKRLLRDSKDKEEDDGDKEGFFKRLLKDSKEKENDEEEGDKDGLFRRLLRDSKDEDMELTPSSDGLLKRLFRDKEDSKGDDDEKEGFFRRIFKDKNEERRESMHGRLGDEERVGKSLEDDDREGFFRKIFKDKNEEKKDGGSHKQNDDREKVGVNIEEDKKDGFFRQLFKEKNDEKKEGTTPSRKEDDSRGNKSIDDDNFFRRIFKDKNEEKKGVAHDRNEGEKCEEGDKENFFRKLFKDKDKHEDRRIEGLDKNDDDGKSTSGIEEEENSEFLSFRRLFRVHPEDTKSGHIEGSQPNGISEGSPGSESFFKRLFRDREDSEILGSKLLKERHPDPTGNSEKQSGKPPLPNNVLAELRKGSYYASLELVQSLCDTSYGLVDIFPVEDRKIALRESLTEINSHIASSEKNGGVCFPMGRGIYRVVHIPEDESVLLNSREKAPYLICVEVLKAETPSHSKGSSDVNKLSKGGIPLANGDVQLPKPPPWAYPLWSRHEPQNYETDRMLNSTSQVIDQAMAQLWEAKVKFVNVSFSIERIGRSRSIAMSESGRRIRQPTAESHNLSEDSQAVVDQPIEWVKVTLSAVPGVNMEDVDDNEPTRKKDHRRVPSTIAMEEVKAAALKGEAPPGLPLKGVGQSTQNLDPKATDGGDPKPTDALAGELWTVKKERIRRSSVHGKLPGWDLRSIIVKSGDDCRQEHLAVQLVAHFYDIYQEAGLPLWLRPYEVIVTSAYAALIETIPDTASIHSIKSRFPNILSLRDYYVAKYEENSPNFKLAQRNFVESMAGYSILSYLLQVKDRHNGNLLIDEEGHIIHIDFGFMLSNSPGGVNFESAPFKLTRELLEVMDSDAEGTPSEFFDYFKVLCIQGFLTCRKHAERVILLVEMLQDSGFPCFKGGTRTILNLRKRFHLSLTEEQCVSLVLSLISSSMDAWRTRQYDYYQRVLNGIL encoded by the exons ATGGTGCGGCTTCTCGGGCTGCGGGGCCTCAGCTTCGGGCCCGAGGAGTCGCCGCGAGAGATCACGGCCGCCGGCGGAGATGCCGCGCCCCCTGTGGGGAGCAGCGGCTGGCTCGTCCGCTTCTTCGACTCCGCGTTCTTCTGCGAGTGGATCGCCGTCAGCTACCTCTACAAGCACGACCACGCCGGCGTGCGCGACTACCTCTGCAACCGGATGTACACGCTCCCCCTCTCGGGCCTCGAGGCCTACCTCTTCCAGGTCTGCTACATGCTCGTGCACAAGCCCAGCCCCTCCCTCGATCGCTTCGTCATCGACACCTGTGCCAAATCCCTGCGCATCGCGCTCAAGGTGCATTGGATCCTCGCTGCTGAACTTGAGCTAGAGGAAACCGAGGATCTGGATGGGATCGATAAGGTGCAGGAGCAGTGCCAGGCTGCAGCCACCGTGCAGGGCGAGTGGCCGCCGCTGGTCCGACCTGCGCCTCTGTCCCCTGTTGCCAGCCCACGCGGCAATCCCATGCTCAGCAGGATACGCTCGTCAAAGCAGCGACTGATGTCCCTTGCGTCGTCGCCCTCTCTTGGTTTGAGCCCCCCTCCCAGCAGCACCAATGTGTCTGCTGCTGAGGATGCTGGAGTCGGCAAAGGGAAGCAGCCAGTAACACCATCTTCAGAGGACAACAAGCTGCTTAGGCGACTGAGCATCGGGCCAAAGGCCTTCTTTAGGCGGTCTGTGGAGAAGGACGAGGAACAGGATAAGGATGGGTTCTTTAAGAGATTGCTTAGAGACAGCAAGGACAAGGAGGAGGATGATGGAGACAAGGAAGGTTTTTTTAAAAGGTTGCTTAAGGATAGCAAGGAGAAAGAGAATGATGAGGAAGAAGGGGATAAAGATGGTCTCTTCCGTAGGTTGCTTAGGGACAGCAAGGACGAGGACATGGAGCTCACACCTAGCTCGGACGGTTTGCTGAAGAGACTCTTCCGTGACAAGGAGGACAGCAAGGGCGACGATGACGAGAAGGAAGGTTTTTTTCGCAGGATATTCAAGGATAAGAATGAGGAGAGGAGAGAAAGCATGCACGGAAGGCTTGGGGACGAGGAAAGAGTAGGTAAGAGTTTGGAGGATGATGATAGGGAAGGGTTCTTCCGCAAGATCTTCAAAGATAAGAATGAAGAGAAGAAAGATGGAGGCAGTCATAAGCAAAATGATGATAGAGAAAAGGTCGGTGTGAACATCGAAGAGGACAAGAAGGATGGCTTTTTCCGGCAACTTTTCAAGGAGAAAAATGATGAGAAAAAGGAAGGCACCACTCCCAGCAGGAAGGAGGACGACAGCAGAGGCAATAAGAGCATAGACGACGATAATTTCTTCCGCAGAATTTTCAAGGATAAGAATGAAGAAAAGAAGGGAGTTGCTCATGACAGGAACGAGGGTGAGAAGTGTGAGGAAGGTGATAAGGAAAATTTCTTCAGGAAACTATTCAAGGACAAAGACAAACATGAGGACAGGAGAATCGAAGGGCTTGATAAAAATGATGACGATGGTAAGAGCACCAGTGGTATTGAGGAAGAGGAAAATTCAGAGTTCTTGTCATTCCGCAGGTTGTTTCGAGTGCACCCAGAGGACACTAAGAGTGGGCATATAGAAGGTAGTCAGCCTAACGGTATTTCTGAGGGTAGCCCAGGATCAGAGAGCTTTTTTAAGCGTTTATTCCGTGATAGAGAAGATTCTGAGATTTTAGGCTCAAAGTTATTGAAAGAG AGACATCCTGATCCCACAGGAAACAGTGAGAAACAAAGTGGGAAACCACCTTTACCAAATAATGTGCTGGCAGAACTTCGGAAAGGCTCTTACTATGCTTCATTGGAGCTAGTTCAGTCATTATGTGATACATCTTATGGTCTCGTAGACATATTTCCCGTGGAAGATCGCAAGATTGCCTTGCGAGAG TCTCTTACAGAGATCAATTCACATATTGCTTCCAGTGAGAAAAATGGAG GCGTATGCTTTCCAATGGGAAGGGGCATATATCGAGTGGTTCATATACCTGAAGATGAGTCTGTTCTTCTAAACTCTAGGGAGAAAGCTCCTTATCTTATATGTGTTGAAGTTTTGAAAGCAGAAACACCAAG TCACTCCAAAGGGTCCTCGGATGTGAACAAACTATCCAAAGGCGGGATACCGTTGGCTAATGGAGATGTTCAGTTGCCAAAGCCGCCTCCTTGGGCATATCCTTTGTGGAGTCGACATGAACCACAAAATTATGAAACAGACAGAATGCTGAACTCTACCTCTCAGGTTATTGACCAAGCCATGGCTCAACTATGGGAGGCCAAAGTGAAATTTGTAAATGTTAGTTTCTCCATCGAGAGAATTGGCCGTTCTAGAAGCATCGCAATGTCTGAGTCAGGCCGTAGGATACGGCAACCTACAGCAGAGTCACATAATCTATCAGAAGATTCCCAGGCTGTTGTTGACCAGCCTATCGAGTGGGTAAAGGTCACGCTGTCTGCGGTTCCAGGAGTTAACATGGAAGATGTAGATGACAATGAGCCGACACGGAAGAAGGACCATCGCCGTGTTCCAAGCACTATTGCAATGGAGGAAGTCAAG GCTGCAGCATTAAAAGGAGAAGCCCCACCTGGTCTTCCACTAAAAGGAGTTGGTCAAAGCACTCAAAATTTGGACCCTAAG GCAACTGATGGCGGAGATCCTAAACCAACTGATGCTTTGGCTGGTGAACTTTGGACTGTCAAGAAAGAGAGAATACGCCGTTCTTCAGTTCATGGAAAATTACCTGGCTGGGATTTGCGTTCT ATTATTGTCAAGAGTGGGGATGATTGCCGACAGGAGCACTTAGCTGTACAGCTTGTCGCACACTTTTATG ATATATACCAAGAAGCTGGCTTACCACTCTGGTTACGGCCTTATGAAGTTATCGTCACGTCTGCATATGCAGCCCTAATTGAGACTATTCCTGACACG GCATCAATTCATTCCATCAAGAGTAGGTTTCCCAATATCTTAAGTCTCCGTGACTACTATGTAGCCAAGTATGAAGAGAATTCTCCAAATTTCAAACTTGCACAG AGGAACTTTGTGGAAAGCATGGCAGGATATTCAATTCTGAGCTACCTGCTGCAG GTCAAGGATCGTCATAATGGGAATCTCTTGATAGACGAGGAGGGACATATTATTCATATTGATTTTGGTTTCATGCTTTCTAATTCTCCTGGAGGGGTAAATTTTGAGAGTGCGCCATTTAAGCTGACGAGGGAGCTCCTTGAA GTGATGGATTCTGATGCTGAGGGAACTCCCAGCGAGTTCTTCGACTATTTCAAG GTGCTATGCATTCAAGGGTTTCTTACTTGTCGGAAGCATGCAGAGCGTGTTATACTTCTTGTGGAAATGTTGCAG GATTCTGGCTTCCCATGCTTTAAAGGTGGTACTCGCACTATACTGAACTTGAGGAAGAGGTTCCACTTGAGTCTCACTGAAGAG CAATGTGTATCTCTGGTGCTCTCATTGATCAGTAGCAGCATGGATGCCTGGCGTACTCGGCAGTATGATTACTACCAGAGAGTATTGAATGGGATTTTATGA